The nucleotide window TGAAGGCATGGGATAATCCAGCAGAACCCAAGTATGGGGATCAAATGCTCAGAGTGGGTGTGATATTGAAAAAAGTCAGTTTGTTTGCTTTCTCTCGGTCATACAAGTCGGCTGACTTGCCTGATCCAGTGGGAGGCTTATCTTGGTCAGTGTAATTTCAATATCGGTCCTCGCCCGAACATAGACTGACCCGTTGTTACTGAAGATGAATTAACTTTCTCGATGCGTACCCTGAAGGTGTGGGAGTGTGAACATCGCGTTCCCGAGAAATGGGCTGCTATACCTCCATATGATTACGACAATCCTCATATTTTCCCATTCACAACAATAAACAGTGCTGGGAAACGAGAAATGCGTCATCTCACACCTTTATTTATTCCTCTCTCAAAACATGTAATAAAGCTTCATGAGGAAGGAtttgatgaggaatggTTTGATCTTTGGGATAGGCTGAAACCAGATCCAGAGAAATTTGCACCGTACCATCTACCCCTGGAGAGACCTTATCCATATAAGGATATTGCtctgaggaggaagaaggttaCTGGTGAGAACCAagagcgatgatgatacaCAATTGTACCAAATAATgttggatgaggagaggacGTGAGAGGAGAATGCCCGCTACTTGTATAATGCTATTTTTAAATTGTATTTAGTAAAGGGAAGGTCGCAAGGTCATACTTTAGATTAGCACCGTCTACAGGCCCTCAGGCATGACTCTTGACAAattttccttcatctcaaTGATAGAATTACGTCCAGGTGGGGAAACTCGACGAGTTGAAGAGGTTAATTGACTCATGAGCATTGAGATTACGATAACAACATATCCATGTATTCAAGCTCACCGAGCCCTGTGTTTTGACTGATATCGATATTTAGCATCGAAAATCTACAAAAATAAGTATTTAACCCGGCAAAAACAACTGAAGTCAGGGACGCGCAGGGACGTTGTAGCCTCGATTCTATACATCTTTTTTCCTGGTTTTtctgtcttcttctatGCAACAAGCTAGTATTACAACAACATGACCCACTATTAAACTGTACTGAGCCCGAGGTTTGCATTGGTGTAAGAAATCAAGGCTCTTACAGCAGTCAAGACCCCGACAACCAGATTGAGCGCTGTATTGAATGAGCAACTCTACGTATTCGCGTGTCATACACATCCCAGGAGTTCTTTCTAATTCATGCTCTGATTCGGCTGGTCATTGGTTCTTGTAGGAATCGTTTTAAAGGTAGATATAAGGATAAGAAAGAGTTTACTGCAATGAGAATTTGGAACTCCCATTGCGTATATCTGTAATGGTTTCAACAAAATCCTCAGTAACGTCATGGGTAGTATGGGGGAACAGATCAAGTGAAAGTGGACATCTAACTTCAATTTACCCTTTCAAACCCCTTGTCAGCATCCCTATGCTCCCCGCCAGGCCAACAGTCATGGGAAACCCTTAGAGTCTAGTTAGTATGTTACCTTAGTTTTGTCTTTATTGGACTAGGAGTTTCCTCAGCAGCGGCGTACTAACTGTAGCGGCACCGCTGTCCTCGCAGAGGCCGTAAAGCACCTTAGGCTACAGTAGTTTCGTTGTCCTCGGCCGTTTGTATTCAATAGACTAGAAGCTCTGAGGGTAAGAGATCGACTGGTAGACTtgagagttggagaagactAAACTGCGTGGAGCAATGCATTAATCTACTCTAAGGCTACGCCTTTTATATCTTCGTCAACTCTACGAGCTGACTCAGCTTTCCCACACCTCCCTATCTCCTCCACACGTACCTCATCCCTTCCCTAACGCCTCCTCGCTCAgacctccttctcttcctctcgcctttttcttcctctcgcctttttcttcctctctctctctctcctcagCGCCCCCCAAgtgcttcctcctcatcctcccatcttctACTTCCTCCTGCTCGCACCCTCGTTCCTActatttcttcctcctcctacCCTCGTCACTTACACTAACAGGCTCGGAGAGCAGTGTACATAatagtgatgaggaaagaccagaaaaATTATGAATGGAAatttttatttttcttCCGGTTCCAAAACGAGTTTAAGGGGCGCCTGCTCACTGTTAAACAACAGAACAGAACGTCTGTACATACGGTCATAATCGCTTCCCTTTGACTGCCTTGTCTGGCGACAAATTCAACTGGCTCCATCCTTTGGGCGACTTGAACATgtatctcttctctttttgaGACGTATACATCATTTGGCCCTTCAGGGTAGCCATTTATGCCGACCGTGAAGTGATCTGGTCTGGTAGGCCCCTAACGTCGCTGCGCTCATCCACGAAATTAAATCAGTAAATCGTTGGTAATTGCAACTGGTAACTGGCATGCACCAGAAGACTCACTTAAGTCCTTCGCTCGACTCTCCTTTGAAATGTTCTTTTCGAAAATGAGTTTTCCACAGATGGTGGGATTTACCTGCCCTCCCAGAGCTGTTAGCGAACATCAAAGGACACCAGATAAGAACGAAAgttgggaaggaagggagaaaggaagtgaggagagagagggagaatgGGAGAAAGGGAGGACACATGtaagggaaaggaaggaagacgtACTGACATGGGTCCTTTCACAGGGCCTGGATGCTGGGAGGGAGATTGTAAGGGCCGAGTAGGAGGCAGTCGTCTAGCTAGATAAAGCCGTAGACATAGTAGGAGTAAAggcttcctttccttcatcaaGATTCCTCCTTTCTACCAACATGACTCATCAATTTGGGACCCTAATTTATTGATAGGACCTGATAAGGGTACCGAGTAGAGTGTTTCTTACGCCCACGCCGCTTTAGCGCAGGTCAGAGCTCAGTCGCGTGGTGGCGGCGACAAAGGGGTGTGCAGTCCTCGAGGGGGAGCCCCATTGACGCCTCGATTACGGCTCTCATAGCTGACAATTGGAAAGCCAAAATGAAGTGAGAGGGGTAAGATAAGAAGATGGGTAAGATAAGAAGATGATTCAAGATATACAAATGAAGAATCGTCCGTCGGTCGGTCGTAATACGTGGTTAGGTTGAGCCACAGATGCAAAATCATTCACGAGGGTTACGTCATTGATTTTCTCAGCCTAGTCCCCTCAGCGTGTTATAGTACTCTGCATCATCCTTGCCTTGCTTTGTTCTTTTCGTTCATTCTTCAAATCACAAAATGTCCACCGACAGAAAAAAGTATCATCAAGGCGAGGCTTATTGCAATTGTGCCCTAACTTATTGTAAGAGACTGGTGACCGTGGATACAAGATACCGACACCGAAGGAAAATGCAGAGGCTTTCGGAGGAAAAGGCGCTTATAGCAGCTGCCTCGAATTCTGAAGAGAAACGAAACATCGGTACAAGTTTTGAAAAGAGAGACACTACATCTCTACAGGATCGAACTGTGGAGCAGAGCAGGTGTGCCAAATGTTTTCAATGTGCGGTCTATCGTATGCTCATCGTGGTAAATTGCAGGTCCCAGTACAAGTTCTTCAAGGTGAAGCACAAAGAGACTCAGGAGAGACTGGACAAAGAACTACTGAGGTGATCATACGGTGTCCTTACAGTATTCATAATCCTCAATAATTCTGATTGGTTCTTGAATTCGGTGGAATGGGATAACCTCTGGGCAGGAAGAGCCTTCAACCTCtaatcctcatcatcggtCCCTGGTAGATAAATTACCCTCAGACGTTCAGCGCAAAGACCAAGGCCATCGATAATGACAGAGATAGGGACCAAGCGGACAATGAGAATCATGAGGGCCTCTGGAGTGATGAAAATGACGAGGGAGGCAAGAATAGTGATGCTGAGACAGGAGGCGCTGATAATTTTGGCGGGACCAGACTGGGACGTGGGTTGCAGGAGACGTTCGAGGGAACGGTCTTAAGGACAAGACATTTGAAAACATTGCGTGAGTAGTGTACGCCTCATCTCGCGCCCTCCTGATAGACTCTTCACTCATTTTTGTGAGATAACAGTCTACTCTGTCGATGGAGCCGACCTGCCCATGCTCAAAAAATACCTTCTCAAAGTCAAACATCTAATGCTGCATTGGAAGAGACGCATGAAGGGCAGGGTGGAGAACATCATTTTCTCAAAACTCTCAGGTCACGGGTCGCCGCTCTGGCCGCCCTCACATCGGTGTACTACGACTCCTGTATCAACCCCTGCGTTTGCTTTGTTGGGCCACGTGGGACGGTCAGGCATGACCTTACTGCAAGCAGAGCAGGCCAGATAATCACAGCGGGCCACGGGCAAGATATCGTTACTTCTATTTGATTCCTCTCTTGCAGGCCTTTTATGGTTCAAGAACTCTTCCAGTACCGTGCAAAATTTCCTAATGGAAATATTGGTCAACAGGGCGATATTTGGGACGTTCTCCGACGGCTCTAATTCACCAGTCGCTGCTCGACATGGAGGTGGAAATGAATGGAAAGAAGCTTGGGGTCAAATACTTTTCGGATGGGCGCGATATGCGTTGCCGACGTCGGCTGATGGATTTTCACCATTTGACAACCTGCATAAGCTACGATATGTCTTCCATGGAAATGCGCTATCATCTGTCAGATGTGTGCCTATCCTGCAAGGGGCCTCTGAAGGATCATGAATTGTAAAGATCATTCAATTGGTTCCCACTCCGATCTATCAAggatgagcttgaggaTTGGTTGGCCATCACAGGAGCAGAACGCATAATGGAAGAGCAGAAGGAACGAGAGCTGAAAAGGCCTGATGCCTTTGCTACTGCTGCGAATCGGGTTTCTAACCACCAAAGCGATGGCTCGGAATGGGTTCGGTGGCAGCTGGACGACTTCACAGCTTTAGTCGCCAGGGAGCTAGCGGGTGATATCATGTAAGATCAGCGTAGGGCTTTAGGAGTCTCCTTGGAGTGGCGAAGGCCGTACGCACAATATAAATATATAAGTCCATAATCCTGGCTCCATGACTGGCTCTTCAGAACTTGGAAGAGACTGATCGTGGTGCCAGAGCTTACAGCTCTTCCCTTTGATTGCACGACTCTTTCATCTCGCAGAGCAGATCGATCGCAACTGCTCATCTTCCCGAATACATGATACGCTCAGGAGTCACATAATCAAacaaacctccacctcacACGTCCGGACTCATTGCCCGACTCTTGCAAAATCAACAAAACATCCTTCGGCTTgcgtcttccttcttcaacgatTGGTTAGCGTCCCTTCTCTTCGTGTTCAGTGGTTTGTCAGAGGTCACAACACCTCGGTCCGACAGCCCAGCCTCCACCACGTGTTCATACACCCTCAGTGGCTTCTATTCGACGCCCTAACACTCCAGCTCGCATTCCTCCACCGTACTTTCTCGGTGGACCGCGATCAGAATTAACGTTCAATAGCCAATGGGTTTCCAAAGATATTAATCGTATCCATGATGAAATTGTGAGGAGCTTAGTTCATTTGAGGGTTGAAAGAACTTGCTGACCGAGAGTATACATTTTGTAGCCTGAGGATGAGCCCGGATATTGCGGATGCTCCATATGCAAGAGAGGTACTCGTAAGGGATCTGTTAAAGGCAGGACCTTTATCAGACACATGTTGCAATTGACATTTTCACCCCGAGAAAGATGAGTAAgcagaagggaaaaaatgGCAAACGTATCGAGCGTCAAGGTAACATAACTGTCAAATACATTCGAACCGACCAAGGCTCTGAATTTGACAGCAATTTGGCCAAAAGTTGGTTCTTTCAAACAGTAATCGTTCATCAGACGACACCAAGGTATACCCTGGAATATAATGTCTTTAGGTGCTCATCTCTGGTTTCCTGTAATACAAAATGTGGATAAATACATAGTATGTCACAAAGTAGACCTCCAATTCAGTAGTACTCGGCTTACCATGCAGCGCGAAACTAGGATGATCTCGAAATCTTGATTGCAAATGTACAGGATTTCCTCGATGAGATCAGTCCAAATATTATTACAAAGAAACCGGAAGTCCATCACTACGTCTGCCATGTTATACGAGACGTGCTTAGGTATGGTCCAGTAATTCATCAAGCTACAGAACGACATGAGAGATTGTGTCGTTCGGGGATGCACTATCCATGGGAATGGCCAAGCCAATAACCATGATGTGACGGCTTGGCTTGCACAAGCTGGGACCTGTGCACATTTAATAACTGTCGGTCTCTTTGCCACAGAGACCGGTATATGGGAAGCAAGTAATAAGGTGCTTGTAATTCTGTATATCTGTTTCTTggttctttctctcttaTTTAGTGGGTATCCAATCCCATCCGATCCCACGTATAGCATGATGCTCAATACCGGGGGTATGATAGGTACTTCAAGTACTCAATCTGGGCCAGGCGACGCTGGGCACATTGTCAAAAAGCGGTGCACCAACTGCTGCACAAAGGGCAATGGCAACGACCCCCTGCATCGCCACGATAATGTATGCAGCGTCCATTGTGAGTGAAAGACAAGATCATGCATTTCGAGGTTTGCGACTGAAGTCCCTCAACCTAATGATTAGGTGTACTTCTTGCTGTGTCCTGCTGCGTAGATTGACCACATCGACAAAGCGGTGCATAAATCTTTCTACCATTttgtcatcatctccttccagTCTctggaggatgatgagcagAAAGGCATCTTGGAGTTTTATGCCCAGTGAGTGTCGTCATTCATTGTATCGTTGTGGACTTATTACAACACTCATTCTTAGGCGAGCGACTGTCGAGGAGGATCAGAAGGATCAAGTCGAATCGATGTGGAAGAGCATTTGTTGGGAGAATGGTAGAGAGGTAGGGATTGGGATAACATAGAAAAGCGAGGCCATGATGTCAGATTAGGTCACCGATGGTGTGCTTATAGATTAGCGAGGTGGATAGTATTATATCATTTAGCTTGTAGTGGCGAGCATAGATAGATATATAAGTCCATAGTAGCTTAGTACCGGATGGCTTTCCTCATCTGACTTTGGTTAGACGGAAAGCTGAGTATCCGTACCAGAATCCTCAATCATTCAACAGCATTAGACGGTGGCGGGATAGCAGAATGTTGTTGAAAAGGCCAAGATTTCACTGGCAACGGTACAGAGTTCACAAGTGCCGAAAGGGATGACTTTTAACTTTGATCTGTCTGTGGAATGtcatttctttcttttttcttttgacAATAGAATTCATTATGACTGTTATTATGAAGTCGATTTACTATAGGTGGTGTGTTGACTTGTACTGATCAACAATTTCTGAAGCATTTTTTTAAAGCGGTTTTAGGTCCCCAACTGTTGTGTTCGGCATTTATAGCAGAGCCATTTGATAAGGAATTGGCGGCGTTTTCAGTAAAGATCGATGTTATTGAACGGCTGCAATAGAAGCTAACTACAATAGAGAACTATTGAAGCCCTCATGTACAACATTCAAAAGCAGACCTAGTATGATTGTATTATTTTGGACTGGCCTTCGGGTTGATTGCGAGATTACGGTGAAGGCCCGCTGTGAGAACTGTTCCTATCAACAAGAGCTGCTTACTGATTAGAACAATGCCAGATCTTTCGATAGACAAGACAGCATAGGATTCGGACACTCTTGATGACGTGCATAATAATATTTGATTGAGCTCAACAACATGAAATTCTGTATATACAACATAGAGCCCAAAATCTTTGTACTAGCCATATCCTCAGACTCTCTCACCTGATATTTCCTTACCCGCTCTTTCTGCCCATTCGACAGCCTCTCGCCTTCCTCGTTCAACACCAACTCGTCCCAAAACAGGTATAGGCACCACCAACATCACAAGTAAGAACAAGAACCCATATCTAATGTTGCCCGTCAAGTCGGATATGAGTCCGACAGCGGCTGGGCCGATGAAGGATGCTGACTTGTCGgtaaaagagaagagagagaagaaggtagaTTCGTGGCCCGGAGGAATAAGCTCAGCGTATACAGCCCGAGAATAACTCAAGAATGGTCCAAATACCTATCTTTAGTAAGCCAGAGATACAATTTACTAACATTGGAGGGATCGAGAGTGCTCACCAAACCGAACCAGACAGCTAAGACGTACATCTCTCCTTCCGATCTTAACCCTCCAAAAGGTAATACAAGTCCAACACATGTGTAGACAGGTATGAAAGCCGCAGCCACCACTGCGGCGAGTAACACCTTATAGTTGGTCACTGGTTTGCTAGAAGTGATTGATAGGCGTCGCTGAACGCGAGGGACAAGGATGGAGGATATAACCGCTGCGAGTTGGACGAGGATGCCGATAAAAATGATTTTTGGCGCGGACATGGAGAGGACTGAGGAAGCATAAAGAATAGCCGCGTAGGTGGTGGTATGGAATCCTAGTACGAAAACGTCAGAAAACCGAAAACATAAGGTCATGAAAACTTACCATCAGATAGGAATATCCATGCTAGGAGAAAAGTATAAAGGTTTGGCAGATGACGTATTTGCTTTGGCACAACCATCTTCCCAACCTTGAGCCATGCCTCCTTTACTTGACTGGCGTTGAAATCAGACCCATGTCCAGACGCGCCACCTGGTAGCCCTATGCAGGTAGGGACTGTGAACAACGCCCACCAGACCCCACTGAGGCCGATGGCAAGTCTCATAGAAAACGTCGAACCTCCTAGAGCCATAACAGGGATAAGGAGCAATGTCAAGACCGAGACACCGGAAAAAAAGCCAATAGCAGTGCCCGTCGAGGACAGACGGGAAGTGGTAAGGGACAAAAGGGATTCATAGTGCTTTTTGGCATTAGATGGCTCGATTAATCTGGTCAAGGGGTCGGATAAAGCGAGATCCTGGGTTGATATAGCACAAACGGCTGGTATAAGTCGCtcgggaagaagatgggttGCCTCGTCTTCCCTACTGACACTCCTCCTGCTTTCTTCATCGGTGTCTTCATGGACGTCCCTCACGTCGCCCTGTAGATCCTCAAAGGCAGCTTCCTCCCATGCCTTTTGTACATCTACATCCTCCTTGGCCAGGCCTGGCAAGAACGCGTTGCTGCAGACGATGCTGGTGGAGTAGGCCGCATTACCGCCGATGTTGAGTATTGCTGCCACGATAGGGGTCCAGGCATATGGTAATGATGGGAATAAGAGAAATAATATGCCG belongs to Cryptococcus neoformans var. grubii H99 chromosome 7, complete sequence and includes:
- a CDS encoding UMF1 family MFS transporter, which gives rise to MGSSMPPPHVRAWYSYAFAAEVFSACALAIFLPITLEQMAREVGYYAPELTEICVINGSASDVVERVCKARILGVWIDTASFSMYVKSIAVACQAICIISIGPLADNAYWRKRLLLTFAYSGSLSGILFLLFPSLPYAWTPIVAAILNIGGNAAYSTSIVCSNAFLPGLAKEDVDVQKAWEEAAFEDLQGDVRDVHEDTDEESRRSVSREDEATHLLPERLIPAVCAISTQDLALSDPLTRLIEPSNAKKHYESLLSLTTSRLSSTGTAIGFFSGVSVLTLLLIPVMALGGSTFSMRLAIGLSGVWWALFTVPTCIGLPGGASGHGSDFNASQVKEAWLKVGKMVVPKQIRHLPNLYTFLLAWIFLSDGFHTTTYAAILYASSVLSMSAPKIIFIGILVQLAAVISSILVPRVQRRLSITSSKPVTNYKVLLAAVVAAAFIPVYTCVGLVLPFGGLRSEGEMYVLAVWFGLVFGPFLSYSRAVYAELIPPGHESTFFSLFSFTDKSASFIGPAAVGLISDLTGNIRYGFLFLLVMLVVPIPVLGRVGVERGRREAVEWAERAGKEISGERV